A window from Ananas comosus cultivar F153 unplaced genomic scaffold, ASM154086v1, whole genome shotgun sequence encodes these proteins:
- the LOC109704846 gene encoding uncharacterized protein LOC109704846, with the protein MKPRPISPPPAPSSSALRGYLARATSFVLLISLSYALGFLSASSSSSYSSSSPSPPTRLNLQSGDAQSINLTARPIPTLTPTLKAKAAAETSSSSLPPHDLLRFRTRCAAPIPQSETLRTIIDRVFDGDDPFAGFPAPDTAALLLAPAARPRGWGSRGAVFRDLMASVRPRTVIELGAFLGASALHMAALARNLSFAPPPLILCVDDFRGWPGFRRRFRRDVPRARHADALLLQQFMANVAAGAAGAGSGGASVVPVPFSTGSALEALCEWGVYGDLIEVDAGHDFHSAWADINRAYAVLRPGGVLFGHDYFTAADDRGVRRAVTLFAQVKGLKVRPHGEHWVLSPKPNSDDY; encoded by the coding sequence ATGAAACCCCGCCCAATATCGCCTCCTCCAGCACCTTCGTCCTCCGCGCTCCGCGGCTACTTGGCCCGCGCCACCTCCTTCGTCCTCCTCATCTCCCTCAGCTACGCCCTCGGCTtcctctccgcctcctcctcctcctcctactcctccaGCTCTCCTTCCCCTCCTACCCGACTCAATCTCCAATCGGGAGATGCCCAGTCGATCAATTTAACTGCTCGCCCGATCCCGACCCTGACCCCGACGCTGAAGGCGAAAGCGGCCGCAGAGACGTCGTCCTCCTCGCTGCCGCCGCACGACCTGCTCCGCTTCCGCACGCGGTGCGCGGCGCCCATCCCGCAGTCGGAGACTCTGCGGACGATTATCGACCGGGTGTTCGACGGGGACGACCCCTTCGCCGGCTTCCCCGCGCCCGACACGGCGGCGCTTCTCCTGGCCCCGGCGGCGCGGCCGCGCGGGTGGGGCTCGCGCGGGGCGGTGTTCCGCGACCTGATGGCGTCGGTGCGCCCCCGCACCGTGATCGAGCTGGGCGCCTTCCTCGGCGCCTCCGCGCTCCACATGGCGGCGCTCGCCCGCAACCTCTCCTTCGCCCCGCCGCCCCTCATCCTCTGCGTCGACGACTTCCGCGGCTGGCCCGGCTTCCGCCGGCGCTTCCGCCGCGACGTCCCCCGCGCCCGCCACGCCGACGCCCTGCTCCTCCAGCAGTTCATGGCCAACGTGGCAGCGGGCGCTGCGGGAGCGGGGTCCGGCGGTGCGAGCGTGGTGCCGGTGCCGTTCTCGACCGGCTCGGCGCTGGAGGCGCTGTGCGAGTGGGGGGTGTACGGGGACCTGATCGAGGTCGACGCCGGGCACGACTTCCACTCGGCCTGGGCCGACATCAACAGGGCCTATGCCGTGCTCCGCCCCGGCGGCGTGCTCTTTGGACATGACTACTTCACCGCCGCCGACGACCGCGGGGTGCGCCGCGCTGTGACGCTCTTCGCCCAGGTGAAGGGACTCAAGGTCCGTCCGCACGGCGAGCATTGGGTGCTCTCCCCCAAGCCCAACTCCGATGACTACTAG